The proteins below are encoded in one region of Styela clava chromosome 4, kaStyClav1.hap1.2, whole genome shotgun sequence:
- the LOC120326435 gene encoding max-like protein X produces MNSSGFSSASSSFMDSSYDQISDSDGAKLEIDLASPNHSSSLHFSNPSSAASSVHNTDDEDDDSSERPLKFRQKRREAHTLAEKRRRDNIKKGYDELQTLVPKLHSETVGSQKVSKAVMLQRSIDYIEYLEKERKKQTEDLEKLRKKEQSLSIMKSNYEQIVKAHQSNPANSNHQLSDQVKFEVFQRIMDTLFVSFNSSISVASFQELSHCVFSWIEEQCTPQSLRDIVIDTLKQLNPQLR; encoded by the exons ATGAATTCTTCTGGATTTTCGTCTGCTTCATCAAGTTTCATGGATTCAAGCTATGATCAGATTAGCGATTCTGATGGTGCCAAGTTGGAAATAGATTTGGCATCTCCGAACCATAGTTCAAGTCTGCATTTTTCTAATCCATCAAGTGCTGCTTCGTCAGTTCATAACACAGATGATGAAGATGATGACAGCTCTGAACGCCCGCTCAAGTTCAG GCAAAAAAGAAGAGAAGCTCACACACTCGCTGAGAAACGTAGGAGAGACAACATAAAGAAAGGATATGACGAGCTTCAAACGCTCGTCCCCAAACTTCACTCAGAAACCGTAGGATCACAAAAAGTCAGCAAGGCTGTTATGCTTCAAAGATCAATTGATTACATAGAATATCTGGAAAAAGAGAGAAAGAAACAGACAGAAGATTTGGAAAAACTTCGTAAAAAAGAACAATCTTTATCGATTATGAAATCAAATTATGAGCAAATAGTCAAAGCTCATCAATCAAACCCAGCAAACTCCAATCACCAATTGTCAGATCAAGTAAAATTTGAAGTATTTCAAAGAATCATGGATACtctttttgtttcatttaattcatCAATATCCGTGGCTAGTTTTCAAGAACTGTCCCATTGTGTATTTAGTTGGATTGAAGAACAATGTACTCCACAATCATTACGAGATATTGTAATCGATACTTTAAAGCAGTTGAATCCACAATTGCGATGA